The Tamandua tetradactyla isolate mTamTet1 chromosome 23, mTamTet1.pri, whole genome shotgun sequence genome includes a window with the following:
- the LOC143666481 gene encoding uroplakin-3b-like: MRLPQGRPRPQLLLLAVLTWLQPGTSLRLVPYMPQITAWDLEGKVTATTFSLEQPRCVLDGHAGAADTVWLVVAFSNASRSFQNPQTLAEIPTFPQLLSNGHYMTLPLALAQLPCVDPMGGGRVPVLRVGSDTGCLADLRQPPYCNAPLPGPGPYSVKFLLMDSRGSPKAETWWSDPIALLHGQDLGAIDTWPGRRSGSLTVIASVLSSLSGLLLLGFLAASSLRFSSLWWPEEAPSPEQLRVGSFKGKRYMTHHIPPSEAATLPVGCEPGLDPFPSLSP; encoded by the exons ATGAGGCTCCCGCAGGGGCGGCCGCGCCCACAGCTGCTGCTCCTCGCGGTGCTGACTTGGCTCCAGCCTGGCACGAGCCTGC GGCTGGTCCCCTACATGCCACAGATAACAGCCTGGGACCTGGAGGGGAAGGTCACGGCCACCACGTTCTCCCTGGAGCAGCCACGCTGTGTCCTCGATGGGCATGCTGGGGCTGCGGACACCGTCTGGCTGGTGGTGGCCTTCAGCAACG CCTCCAGAAGCTTCCAGAACCCACAGACACTGGCTGAGATCCCGACGTTCCCCCAGCTGCTGTCCAATGGCCACTATATGACGCTGCCCCTGGCTCTGGCCCAGCTGCCCTGTGTGGACCCCATGGGTGGTGGGAGAGTCCCCGTGCTGCGGGTGGGCAGTGACACTGGCTGCCTTGCTGACCTCCGCCAGCCGCCCTACTGCAATGCCCCCCTGCCCGGCCCCGGGCCTTACAG CGTGAAGTTCCTCCTGATGGATTCCAGGGGCTCGCCCAAGGCTGAGACGTGGTGGTCAGATCCCATCGCTCTCCTCCATg GGCAGGACCTCGGCGCCATCGACACCTGGCCAGGGCGGCGAAGTGGCAGCCTGACCGTCATCGCCTCGGTCCTCTCTTCCCTGTCCGGCCTCCTGCTCCTGGGCTTCCTGGCAGCCTCCAGCCTGCGCTT CTCCAGCCTCTGGTGGCCCGAGGAGGCCCCGTCCCCCGAGCAGCTGCGGGTCGGCTCCTTCAAGGGGAAGCGCTACATGACCCACCACATCCCACCCAGTGAGGCTGCCACACTGCCCGTGGGCTGTGAGCCGGGCCTTGACCCTTTCCCCAGCCTCAGCCCCTAG